Genomic window (Pseudomonas xantholysinigenes):
GGAACAACTGTTCGATACGTGTCTGGTGAAAATACTGGGCCAATGCCGCCCGCTCGGGGTGACGCAACAGGGTGTTGATCACCGCCGGTGCCTGCAATGCCGACGACAGCGACTGGAAGATTCCGTTGCCCGACAACGGGTCGACCGCCATCGCCGCATCGCCGACCCGCAGCCAGTCGGCGCCGGCGCAGCTGCCGGCCAGGATCGCCGTGCTGCTGCGCGCATGCACCTGGGCCGGTGCAAGGGCCTCGGGGCCGAATACCTGCGCCACCAACGACGACTGGCGGCGGCGCTCGGCACAGTAGTCGGGCAATTGCGCCTTGCCTGGCAGCTCGGCGGCGGCGGCATCCAGGGTGATCTGCCAGTAGCAGCGACCATCGGCCAGGCGTGCCATCCAGGCCCAACCGTCGTCCAGGCTTTCCACCGCCGACATCGGCGTCCCGGGGCTGGACTGCCACAGATTGAGCAGGCTCAGCGTTTCCGGCCCGCGCAGGCGCCCCTCGGCCAACGGCGCCTGGCGCCCGCGCGCCTCGACCAGAAAATCCCCCGCTACCCCCTGGCCGTCGTCCAGGCTGACCTGCCAGCGCCTTTGGCGTGCCACTTCACGCACCCGGCCTGCGATCAACTCCACACCCGCCCGGCGCAAGTCATCGCGTAGCGCCTGGTCGAAGCGTTGCCGATCGAGCAGGCACTCCTGGTTCAACTGCAAGCGCTCGCCGCTCCAGTGCACCTGGCGGGTCGCCGGTGTGGTGGCCTGCGCCAACGCATCTCCCAGCCCGGCATGGCGCAAACCCTCCAGCACGCGTTGCGATACACCCTCCACGGCGGCGAAGCGGCGCCAGTCCGATACCACGGTCACCGCGTAGCCCATGCGCCGCAGGCCCAGCGCCGTGGCCGCTCCGGCGGGGCCGGCACCGAGTACCAGGATGCGCGCCTCAGCCATGGCCAGCCCCCTTGCGTTCAGGCCCGGTAAACGCCGCGTGGCGCTTGAGCCACAACAGTGCCGTGGTCGGATCGAGCTCGGGTTGCGCGCGCAACAAGGCGGCGATCCGACCGGTAAAGGCAGCACAGGCCAAACTGGCCCCGGCAGTCCCCGTGGCGCCGACGGACGCGCCAAAGTCGGCTTGCGCGGTGCCCAGCCATGACCATTGCCCGGGAGCACAGCGGGCATCCCCGGTCACCCTTACCACCCCGGGATAGCTGGCGGGGTATACCGGGGCGCCACGGGCCGGGCTCGATGCGCACAACAAGGCGCCGGCGGCCTGGGCCTCGGCGCAGGCCTGACGTAGTACCGGACGGTCCTGTTGCAGCCCCAGGCTCAGGTTGATCAGGCTGGCGCCCTGCTCCACCAGCCACAACAGCGCGGCGGCGACCTGCAAGGCGCTGGTGCTGCCCTGCCGGGTAAACACCTGGGCCATCAGCAATGGCGCGCGCCCGGCCTCGGCATGCAAGCGTGCCACGACCGCGCTGCCATGCCCCAAGGTGTCCGGGTGCAGTTCACCCTCTTGCAGCACGCCGTCCTCGAGCCAGAAGCGTCGGCCCAGCAGCGCCTGGCCGTCGGCACAGCCGCTGTCGACCACGCCGATCAGCTGTTCAGTGGCCATGGCGCGCGGGTTCCTGGCAGTACAACCGGCCCAGGTGCAATACCAGGTGCACATCGGCATCGGCCAGGGTCGAGGCGCGGTGGCTGATGAGAATCCGTGTGCGCCCGGCAAACAGCTGGTCGATGGCGCCGATCACTTCGCGCTCGGTGGCCTCGTCCACCGCCGAGGTGGCTTCGTCCAGCACCAGGATCGCCGGCTGCTGCAACAAGGCCCGGGCAATGGCGATGCGCTGCTTCTGGCCACCGGACAACTGCTGGCCGCGCTCGCCCAGCAGGCCGTCCAGGCCCAGCGGCAGGCTGTCGACCAGGCTCTCCAGGCGGGTCAGGCGCACCACCTGCTCAAGCTCGGCGCGGCTGGCCCAAGGCGTGCTGTAGGCCAGATTCTGCGCCAGGCTGCCGCGAAACAGCACGATGTCCTGGCTGACCACCGCGATACGTCGGCGCAGCGCCGCCAGGTCAAGTTCACGCAGGTCGACGCCGTCGAGCAGGATGCGCCCGCCATCGGGGTCGTAGAAACGTTGCAGCAGGTCGATCAGGGTCGACTTGCCAACACCCGAGGCGCCGCTGAGGGCCACCTTCAGACCGCCCGGGATATGGGCGTCAGCCTGCTCCAGCAAGGCGCCCTGGCGCCCGTCATGGGCAAAGCTGACTGCTTCCAGGCGCAATTCGCCCGGGCCGTCCGGCATCGGTCGCGGGGTCTCGGCTTCGCGCACCGCCACGGCTTCCTGCCTGAGTTCCATCACCCGGCCCAGGCTCACGGCCATGCGCTGCACGGCCACATACAACCCCAGCAAGCTCTGCACCGGGCCGACGGCCATGCCCATGTAAGTGGAAAACGCGATCAGCGCGCCGAGTTGCCAGGTGCCCTGGATCACCCACCAGCCGCCGACCAGGAAGGCACAGGCCCGGCACCACGAGGTCAAGGTGCCGGGCACCGCCTGGGTGAAGAACTCGGTGAGCTGCACCTTGAGCAACTGCCCCATGTAGCCCTGCCCCAGGCGCTCCAAGCGCTGGGCTTCCCGGCCTTGCTGGCCGGCGGCCTGGATGAACTTCATCGCCGGCAGGGTCTCGACCAGGAACGACGAGACATCCGCCGAGCGCTCGCGCAGGCTGCGCACCTCGCGCTCGACCTTGCGCCGCATCCAGCGCAGCCACAGGACCTCAAGCGGCACCAGCAGCGCCAGAAGCAATGACAGTTGCCAGGAAAGCATCAGCATCAACAGCACCGCGCCGACCAGGCCGATCAGCGCCGAGACCGCCGCGAACAGCGAGTCCACGGCAAAACGCTGGATCTCGGCGACATCGCCATCGAGCCGCGAAAGGATATCGCCGGTGCGCCGCTGCCCGTAGAACGTCGGTGACAAGCGTTGCAGGTGGCGGTACAGGTCATCGCGCAGGGCGAACAGGATGCGCCCCGACAGGCGCGTGTGCAGGTAGCGGTTGACCCCGGCCAGCAGCGTGCCGAGCAGGCCGGCGACGATCATGATCGCCGCCATGTGCCACAGGGTCTGGTAGTCCTTGGCCAGCAGACCCTGGTCGATCAAGGTCTTGACCAGCCAGGGCTGGGCCAGGGCCAGCAGCGATGCGCCGAGGGACAACCCCAACAGCACGCCGATGGCGCGCCGCTGCGGGCGCACGAAACTGTACAGCCAGGCCAGCGCTTGGCGCATCAACTGCGGGTCGCCAGACTCGATCAGCCGCGCGAACAGAGGCCCCATGGCTCAGCCGCGCAAGTGCTTGAGCTTGCGGTACAGGGTCGCCCGGCTGATGCCCAGGGCCTCGGCGGCGGCCGACACATTGCCCTGGTGCCGGGCCAGGGCGGCACGGATCAGCTCAAGTTCGTTGTCACGCAGGTTGCCCGAGGGCGCCGCGGAGCTGGCCAGTTCATCGAGCAGACAATCGGTGAGGTGGTCGAGGGTCAGCAGCGTCTCGCCCTCCTCGCGCATGGCCAGGGCGGTGCGCAGCACCATCTCCAGCTGGCGGATATTGCCCGGCCAGTCGAAGCCTTCGAGCAGCGCGGCCAAGGGCGGGTCGAGACTCACGCCACGGGCGCCGGACTTGTCCAGCAGGCCGTGGACGATCGCCACCAGGTCGTCACGCTCGCGCAATGCCGGCAGGCGCAGCGACACACCGTTGACCCGGTAGTACAGGTCTTCGCGAAAACGCTGTTCGGCCACCAGCCGCTTGAGGTCGCGGTGGGTGGCGCAGATCAGCGCCACATCGATGGCCTGCTCGTCGCCGGCGCCCAGCGGCGCCACCCGGCGCTCCTGCAGCACCCGCAACAGGCGCGCCTGCAAGGCCAGGGGCATGTCGCCGATCTCGTCGAGGAACAAGGTGCCGCCATGGGCCTGCATCAAGCGCCCGACCATGCCACCGCGCCGCGCGCCGGTGAAAGCACCGTCGCGGTAGCCGAACAGCTCGGACTCGATCAGCCCTTCGGGGATCGCCGCGCAGTTGACCGCCACGAACGGCTTGTCGGCGCGCGGGCCGGCTTGGTGCAAGGCGCGGGCGGTGACTTCCTTGCCGGTGCCGGTCTCGCCCAGCAGCAGCACCGGCAAGCCACCGGCCAGGCCCTGGCGGGCCATACGCAAGGCCCGGGCCAGCCGCGCATCGCCACCGGCCAGCGCTTCCAAGACCTGGGCCTTGGCCGTTGGCGCAGGCCGGGGCACCGTCACGCCACCCTTGAGCGCCGTTTGCCGTGGCAATTGCAGGGCACGGAAGAAGAACTCGCCACGGGCAGTCTGTACGCTGCTTACGCCGCCCTGCCACAGGCGGGCGATGAAGGCCGGGGAACGTTCGCCAAGCAGGTCGCTGGCATGCTGGCCAAGCAGGGCCTGGCGGCTCACCCGCAGCAGTTGGCAGGCATTGTCGTTGGCGCCCATGACCTCGCCATCCAGGCTCAAGGCCAACAAGCCTTGCCAGGCGCTGGCCAGGTATTGCGGGCGGCTGTGCAAGGCCAGCACCAGGTGCTCGGCATGCTGCAGCCCGAACAGACGGTTCTCGATCTGCCCGGCAGCCAGCAGCAGCGTCGACAGGCTGTCCTGGGGCTGGGCCATGACGCCTTCGCGGGTCACGTCGAGCACACCGATCACTTCGCCGCGCGGGTCGCGAAGCGGCACCGAGGTGCAGGAAAAGGGGCTGAGGCGGTCGAGGTAATGCTCGCCGCAGTTGATCAAGGTCGGCTGGCCTTCGACCACCGCCGTGCCGATGGCATTGGTGCCGCGCAGCGCCTCGCTCCAGCAACTGCCCGGGTGCAGGTCACGCAGGCCCTCGCGGGCCAGCACGTGTTTCTGGCCTTCGATGGCCAGCACGTTGGCCTGGGCGTCGCCAAGAATGACGATGCCGCTCTTGCCCTGGCGCTTGACCAGGTAGTCCAGCTCGGGGGTGACCGCGTCGATGAGCTGGCGGTTGTGCTCCAGCAGCGTGCGCAGGTCCAGGCCCTGGCGCGCGCCCAGGCCCACCTGCTCGCCTTGCAGGCAGTCCAGGCCGTGGCTGAGGCTGCGCCGCCAGGAAGCGTCGATCTCGTCGCGCAGCATGCCCGAGGGCAGTTCGCCTTCATTGGCCAGCTTCAAGCGGACCAGGCGCGATTGCTGCACGGGGTCATTGGCGTTGAGGGTCGAGGTGTCGTGTCGCGCCATTGCATGCTCCAGCGGTGTCTCGTGCGCACGAGGCATCGGTTTTTTTCGGCAGTGTGCGTCAGAAACGGGTTGGCGTCACCAGGGGCGTGCATGTCGCGGGCAAGCACGCGGCCACGCGTTTGCCAAATCGCCTTCCCCCATTCCCCAACCCTGGGGCCTGTTGCCCCCCACGGCTCCGGGCCTGACGCCCCAGCGCAGCGCCAAAAACAGTGCCCCAGAGCCTCCCGCCCCGATCCAGGCAAACCTGGCACAACAGTTGCCGATCCCTCCCCAGACGCCCCAACCCATGGGCCCGTATGCAGGAGGAAGCAACTCATGCACCGACCGACACCTCACCCGCTGGCCGTGGCGATCTTCGCCGGCCTGCTCCAGCTACCAGCCCAGGCTGCGCTGTACGCGGTCGACAGCGGCCCCTACGCCCTGCCCACCGGCAAGTTCCCCGCCTGGTACCAGGACAGCCATGGCCGGGTGCTCGACCTGTGCCTGTCCAAGGCCGTCAGTTCACGCGTGGCAGGCGCTCCCGGCGCACCGTCGTACATGTGCACCCTGCTGCCGACACCTGGGGTGTTCGACGACACCCGCCCCATCGTCTTCCCCAGCAACTTCCCCGACGAAGCCTTCTGGTTCACCGCCGACGCGGCGATCGTCGACGCCGCCCGGGGCATCGACCTGAGCTACGGTTCGGCCATCGAGGCGGCCTTCAGCGCCGAGGAACCCAAGGACGGCGACCAGCTGAGCTTTGCCCGGGTGCGCATCCGCGTCGATGTGCCAGTGGCCGGCACCTACGTGGTCACCCACCCCTACGGCGTCGACGTGTTCGATGTGCCGGCCGGGGGCCGGCGGGCGATCAACATGACCCGCGACATCGGCATCGGCTCGCCGGGCGACTTCAGCGGCGCGCTCAAGGGCGACGTCGGGCCCTTCCTGCGCAGCGTCAACGGCCCTTACACCGAAACCAACCCGGGCACCGGCGCCAGCGAGCGTTTCGTCGGCGATCCGAACCTCGAGGAAGCGGTGACCGGCAGCCCGTTCAACACCAACTTCGTGCGCATCGAAGGGCCCAACGGCATCGACCTGCGTACCGAGCTGTTCTCTGTGTCCGGCAAGCTGTCCACGGTCAACCGCCCGACCCCGCTGATCCCGCAGCGCAGCACCTACTCGCGGCGCAGCGAGAACGGCGACCTGCGCGCCCAGCAGGACGTGTTCGTCATGGCCCCGCCGGCCCCGGCCACCGTGACCCTGAGCAGCCAGACCCCAAGCCTGGCCCTGGGCGAGGCCAACGGTACCGGCGCCTGGTACGCCCAGTCGGCGCTCAACCCGACCTTGCCGCTGACCTTGCAGGTGACCGCCGACAACAGCCTGGCCATCGCCACCAGCACCCCGACCACCACGGCCATGCCGCTGGTCGACCTGGTCACCATCAGCCGCGCCGAATACAGCCTGGCCAGCGGCCAGCTGACCCTGGTCGCCAGCAGCAGCGACGAGACCAGCCCGCCCGCGCTTACCGCCCACACCGGCAATGGCGCGCTGATTGGCAATCTCAGCGGCAATGGCGCGGTCAAGACCCTGACCACCGGGCTCTCGCCGATCCCGCCGGCGCGGGTGCAGGTCAGCAGCGCCAATGGTGGCAGCGACAGCGAAGACGTGGTGCTGGTGCCATGAACAGACAAAGGCCCCGCCCTCAAGGAGGCAGCATGAACACTTGGTCACGCCGTGCCCTGTGCGCCGCCGGTTTCACCCTCACCCTGAGCAGCGCGGCCTGGGCCGCGCTGACCGAGGTCGACCCCGGCCCCTACACCTTCGCCACCGGGGGCTACCCCATGTGGTACAGGGACTCCACCAACCTCGCCCTGGAGCTGTGCCAGTCGCGCGCCACCAGCACCCGTGCCCCCGGCGCGCCAGGGGCGCCGGCCTACATGTGCACGCTGTTGCCTGAGCCGGGGGTGTATGACGACACCCTGCCCTTGGTGTTCCCCGACAACTGGCCACCCGAGATGTTCTGGTTCCTCGCCGAGACCGAGATCCCGGCGGTGGGCAACAGCGGCTACGAGCTGGAAGTCTATGTCGCGGGCCTGGAAGCGGCGTTCGCCGCCGAGAACCCGGTCGACGGCGACCAGCAAAGCTTCGCCCGCATTCGCATCCGCGCCTCGGTGCCGCGCGCCGGCACCTACACCATCACCCACCCCTATGGCGTGGAAACGGTCACCGTCGCCGCCAACCAGGTCGGTCGCCGGGCGATCAACATCACCCGCGACATCGGCATTGGCGCCGCGGGCAACTTCAGCGGCGCCCTGAGCGGCGATCTCGGGCCGTTCCTGCGCGGTGTCGGCGGCCCCTATACCGCGGTCAACCCCGATACCGGCGCCACCGAGACCTTCGTCGGCGACCCGAACATCACCGAAGCGGTCACCGGCAGCCCCAACAACACCAACTTCGTGCGTATCCAGGGCCCAGCTGGGACTATCCAGACCAACGTCTTCACCGTCTCCGGCAAGGTCCTCGACCAGCGCCAGCAGACCCCGGTGACCCTCGAACGCGCCACCTACCAGCGCAAT
Coding sequences:
- a CDS encoding sigma-54-dependent Fis family transcriptional regulator: MARHDTSTLNANDPVQQSRLVRLKLANEGELPSGMLRDEIDASWRRSLSHGLDCLQGEQVGLGARQGLDLRTLLEHNRQLIDAVTPELDYLVKRQGKSGIVILGDAQANVLAIEGQKHVLAREGLRDLHPGSCWSEALRGTNAIGTAVVEGQPTLINCGEHYLDRLSPFSCTSVPLRDPRGEVIGVLDVTREGVMAQPQDSLSTLLLAAGQIENRLFGLQHAEHLVLALHSRPQYLASAWQGLLALSLDGEVMGANDNACQLLRVSRQALLGQHASDLLGERSPAFIARLWQGGVSSVQTARGEFFFRALQLPRQTALKGGVTVPRPAPTAKAQVLEALAGGDARLARALRMARQGLAGGLPVLLLGETGTGKEVTARALHQAGPRADKPFVAVNCAAIPEGLIESELFGYRDGAFTGARRGGMVGRLMQAHGGTLFLDEIGDMPLALQARLLRVLQERRVAPLGAGDEQAIDVALICATHRDLKRLVAEQRFREDLYYRVNGVSLRLPALRERDDLVAIVHGLLDKSGARGVSLDPPLAALLEGFDWPGNIRQLEMVLRTALAMREEGETLLTLDHLTDCLLDELASSAAPSGNLRDNELELIRAALARHQGNVSAAAEALGISRATLYRKLKHLRG
- the qhpG gene encoding flavin-dependent monooxygenase QhpG, translating into MAEARILVLGAGPAGAATALGLRRMGYAVTVVSDWRRFAAVEGVSQRVLEGLRHAGLGDALAQATTPATRQVHWSGERLQLNQECLLDRQRFDQALRDDLRRAGVELIAGRVREVARQRRWQVSLDDGQGVAGDFLVEARGRQAPLAEGRLRGPETLSLLNLWQSSPGTPMSAVESLDDGWAWMARLADGRCYWQITLDAAAAELPGKAQLPDYCAERRRQSSLVAQVFGPEALAPAQVHARSSTAILAGSCAGADWLRVGDAAMAVDPLSGNGIFQSLSSALQAPAVINTLLRHPERAALAQYFHQTRIEQLFLRFARIGRDFYRQEQGRAGQPFWARRQGWPDAQPLHQAPDWQAVRVQPQPVLRDGLVSEAEVVVTADQPLGVWHLQGVELAPIVRGLQAGAALARLVAPEQQAMVARWLHEQGYR
- the qhpE gene encoding subtilisin-like serine protease QhpE, translating into MATEQLIGVVDSGCADGQALLGRRFWLEDGVLQEGELHPDTLGHGSAVVARLHAEAGRAPLLMAQVFTRQGSTSALQVAAALLWLVEQGASLINLSLGLQQDRPVLRQACAEAQAAGALLCASSPARGAPVYPASYPGVVRVTGDARCAPGQWSWLGTAQADFGASVGATGTAGASLACAAFTGRIAALLRAQPELDPTTALLWLKRHAAFTGPERKGAGHG
- a CDS encoding ABC transporter ATP-binding protein, translated to MGPLFARLIESGDPQLMRQALAWLYSFVRPQRRAIGVLLGLSLGASLLALAQPWLVKTLIDQGLLAKDYQTLWHMAAIMIVAGLLGTLLAGVNRYLHTRLSGRILFALRDDLYRHLQRLSPTFYGQRRTGDILSRLDGDVAEIQRFAVDSLFAAVSALIGLVGAVLLMLMLSWQLSLLLALLVPLEVLWLRWMRRKVEREVRSLRERSADVSSFLVETLPAMKFIQAAGQQGREAQRLERLGQGYMGQLLKVQLTEFFTQAVPGTLTSWCRACAFLVGGWWVIQGTWQLGALIAFSTYMGMAVGPVQSLLGLYVAVQRMAVSLGRVMELRQEAVAVREAETPRPMPDGPGELRLEAVSFAHDGRQGALLEQADAHIPGGLKVALSGASGVGKSTLIDLLQRFYDPDGGRILLDGVDLRELDLAALRRRIAVVSQDIVLFRGSLAQNLAYSTPWASRAELEQVVRLTRLESLVDSLPLGLDGLLGERGQQLSGGQKQRIAIARALLQQPAILVLDEATSAVDEATEREVIGAIDQLFAGRTRILISHRASTLADADVHLVLHLGRLYCQEPARHGH